From a single Sporosarcina oncorhynchi genomic region:
- a CDS encoding RluA family pseudouridine synthase: protein MMEPIKIEVTEEHGNGRIDKVLSTVNTDWSRTQIQQWLKDGAVIVNDEQVKPNYKVKINDVITVVEPELEELDIVAEDLNLEIIYEDADVLVVNKPKGMVVHPAPGHPSGTLVNGLMHQVTDLSGINGVLRPGIVHRIDKDTSGLLMVAKNDQAHVSLVDQLVDKSVTRVYTALVHGHIPHDQGTIDAPIGRDVKERQNMTIVNDGKHAITHFKVLERFGDFTLVECRLETGRTHQIRVHMKYIGYPLAGDPKYGPKKTIDFNGQALHAGTIGFKHPRDGEYYEFTQPLPIEFQNLIEQIRTEKD, encoded by the coding sequence ATAATGGAACCAATTAAGATTGAAGTTACAGAAGAACATGGAAATGGCCGTATTGATAAAGTATTATCTACTGTCAATACTGATTGGTCACGTACACAAATCCAACAATGGCTCAAAGATGGAGCAGTAATTGTTAATGATGAACAGGTTAAACCGAATTATAAAGTTAAAATTAACGATGTGATTACAGTCGTTGAGCCTGAATTGGAAGAGTTGGATATTGTCGCAGAAGATCTTAATCTGGAAATCATTTACGAAGACGCGGATGTACTCGTTGTGAACAAACCTAAAGGGATGGTCGTACATCCGGCTCCTGGCCATCCGTCAGGCACGCTTGTGAATGGATTGATGCATCAGGTGACTGATCTGTCGGGGATTAATGGCGTGTTGCGTCCGGGTATCGTTCATCGTATCGACAAAGATACATCAGGACTGCTGATGGTTGCTAAAAATGACCAGGCACATGTCTCTCTCGTGGACCAACTTGTCGACAAATCAGTGACACGTGTTTATACTGCTCTTGTTCATGGTCATATACCACATGACCAGGGGACAATCGATGCGCCAATTGGCAGAGATGTGAAAGAGCGTCAGAATATGACGATCGTCAATGATGGGAAGCATGCAATTACACATTTTAAAGTGTTGGAGAGATTCGGTGATTTTACATTAGTCGAATGTCGACTTGAAACAGGCAGAACCCACCAAATTCGCGTGCATATGAAATATATTGGTTATCCACTCGCAGGGGATCCGAAATATGGTCCGAAGAAAACAATTGATTTCAACGGTCAGGCTTTACATGCCGGTACAATTGGCTTTAAACACCCACGTGACGGTGAATATTATGAATTTACGCAACCGCTGCCGATAGAGTTCCAAAACTTAATTGAACAAATACGTACTGAAAAAGATTGA
- the lspA gene encoding signal peptidase II → MLLYYGIAIVLILIDQLTKWLVVQNMNLGEKISIAEPYLGLLSHRNKGAAWGMLEGQMWLFYIVTIIVVIGIIYFFHKEAKGSPLLGISLMFLLGGAIGNFIDRLWRKEVVDFVDVIIPVINYDFPIFNIADAALTVGVVLIIIHVIMDEKKNKKKVT, encoded by the coding sequence TTGTTATTATATTATGGAATAGCGATTGTCCTGATCTTAATTGACCAGTTGACGAAATGGCTAGTTGTTCAAAATATGAATTTGGGTGAAAAGATTTCAATTGCCGAACCCTATTTAGGACTCCTTTCGCATCGTAATAAAGGTGCTGCTTGGGGAATGCTTGAAGGACAGATGTGGTTATTTTATATTGTGACCATTATTGTGGTCATTGGAATTATTTACTTTTTCCATAAAGAAGCTAAAGGTTCTCCATTGCTCGGGATCAGCTTAATGTTTTTACTTGGCGGTGCAATCGGAAATTTTATAGATCGATTGTGGAGGAAAGAAGTTGTGGATTTTGTAGATGTAATTATCCCCGTCATCAATTACGATTTCCCGATTTTTAATATTGCAGATGCAGCGTTGACTGTGGGAGTCGTGTTAATCATTATCCATGTCATTATGGATGAAAAAAAGAACAAGAAAAAGGTGACATAA